CATCAGCACGGCCAGCAAAGTGATGGCCACCGGCTCGGCGCGGCGGGCCAGCCATTCCACCACCGGACGCAGCGCGTGACGCCCCGCAGACTTGGGTTGCAAGCCATGCGGCTGGGGTGTCCGGCTCTCAGGTGTCGTGGTCATGGCCCGCGCCTCCATTGGTTCAGCCCATCGACCCCATGACGCCTTCGACCAGGTAGTTCATGCTTTCCAGCTCGATGGCGTCTTCGGCATAGTCCTTGCCCAAGGGGATGACGGTATTGCCCTTGTTGTCCTTCTGGCCGCCCTTGAACACGGAGAAACCGCCTGCCTTCATGGTGGCAAGCGTGGCTTCAAACTTGGTGCGGGCCTCAGGGGAGACGCCGGGGCCAAGCGGGCTCATCTTGACGAAACCGTCCTTCAACCCGCCGCGCACGAAATTGCCGAGCTTTTCACCAGCCTGCGCCTTCTTGACGAAATCGGTATAGACATTGCCCCAGGCCCATTCTGCGCCCGTCAGGTATTTCTCAGGGGCCAGCGGGCTCTGGTTGGCATGGTAGCCGCAGACGAAAGCGCCGCGACCAGCGGCGGTCTGCACCACGACCTTCGGGCTATCGACATGGCAGGTGATGACATCGACGCCCTGATCGACCAGCGCATTGGTGGCTTCGGCCTCCTTGACGGCCAGCGACCATTCGCCCGTGAAAATCACCTGGCAGGTGATGGACGGATCGACGGAGCGGGCACCGAGCAGGAAGGCATTGATATTCTGTACCACCTGCGGAATGGGCTTGGCGGCGACGAAGCCGATCTTCTTCGACTTGGTGGCATAGGCGGCGGCAATGCCGTTCAGATATTGGCCCTGGAAGATGTAGCCGAAATAGGAGCCGGTATTGTCTGGGTTCTTGCCCTTTTGCCAGAGGCCGCCGCAATGGCGAAATTGAACGTCAGGATATTTCTGCGCGACCGCCAGCATATGGGGGTCGAAATAGCCGAAAGAGGTCGGAAACAGCAGGCTGGCACCATCCAGATTGATCATCGATTCCATGGTCTTCTGGACATCGACGGTTTCAGGTACGTTTTCTTCCTCGACGACAGTTACGCCGGACAAGGCCTTGACCACGGCAGCGCCCTCGGCATGGGCCTGGTTATAGCCATAATCATCCTTCGGCCCGACATAGATGAAGCCGACGGTGAGATCGGCAGCCTGGGCGGAACGCAGCATGCCGGGAGCAGCGATGGTGGCAGCGACACCCAGGGCGGAGGTTTGCAGGAAATGACGGCGGGTAAAGGAAGGCGATCTGGTCATCGATAGGTTCCCCTGTTTGATCCGGCTCTCGTCCGGTGCGGATGATTTGAGAAAGTGTATGCAATCACCATGCCAGATCTGAAGGCTATGCTTGAAAGGAGTTTCTTGGCGGTCTCTGGTTGCTGCCAGTGCATCTGTATGCACTTTTAAAATTCAGATGAATATTTTTTGAGCGCGACTATTAAATTTGCTAAATCCTTCAGGGAAAAGCTCCTGATCTCGCACGAAAGTTGTGTATTTTTGTGAAAATCGTGCTTTGATATCAGTAGGGCAGTGGGTTAACCTGCCAAAACAAGTGATTTTTAAAACTGCATACAGACGATAATAAGACTGGGAAATCTCAATGAATCAGCCGAGGGTGCGCGAACTTGTTCGTGCCGGCAACACGGTCGAACAGCTGGTGCGCGCCATTGCCGACCTGATTATCGTCGGTGATTTGCAGCCGGATGATAAACTGGATGAAGGATCGCTTGCCGCCCGCTTTGAGGTGTCACGCACGCCGGTGCGCGAGGCGCTTCGACAATTGTGCGCCATGGGTCTGGTGGAGCGCAAGCCGAACAAGAGCGCTGTTGTCACCAACGTCACCGGCGGGTTTCTGACCTCGATGTTCGAGGCGATGGCGGAGCTTGAAGGGATGTGCGCCAGACTTGCAGCAGAGCGCATGACGCTGGAGGAGCGCCGGTTGCTGGAGCGGATGCATCGCGATTCAATCCGCATCGTCCAAGCGGGGCAGACGGAGGATTATTCCGCCTATAATATCGAGTTTCACAACCGGATCTATCAGGGCGCCCATAACCAGCATATTCTGGAACTGGTGACGCAAACCCGGTCGCGGCTGGCACCGTTTCGCCGCGCCCAGTTTCGCTTGACGGGCCGCTTGTCTCTGTCTTTCCAGGAACATGAAGCCATCGTCAATGCCATCCTGCGCGGTGAAAAGACTGCCGCTGCCGAAGCGGCCTATCGCCATGTCGAAATTGTCGGCGATGCCAGCAGCACATTGACCCAGCATACGGTTGGCAGGGATTGAGGTCTCGAAATCCAGGCCTCACGGATTGATGCGGTAGGTCCTCACCAGTTCCGGGTCCTGTTGCAGCGTATCGAGCCAGGTCGGGTCGAGTTTCGGCACCGAGGAAAACAGCAGTTTCGAATAGGGATGCTGCGGGGCGGTAAGCTGTTGCGGCGAGATCTGCTCGACCTTCTTGCCCGCATACATCACTACGATCTCGTCGCAGATCGCTTCCACCACCGAAAGATCGTGGCTGATGAAAATGTAGGACAGGCCAAGTTCGCGCTGCAATTCCTTCAAAAGCGCGATGACGGCGGCGGCGACCACGGTGTCGAGCGCAGAGGTGATTTCATCGCACAGAATCAGCTTTGGTTCCGCTGCCAGCGCCCGGGCGAAATTGATCCGCTGTTTCTGGCCGCCAGACAGTTCCGAGGGGCGGCGCTGGCGCAGCGATTGCGGCAGATGCACCATGTCGAGCAATTGGTTGATGCGGGCATCGCGCGCCTTG
This portion of the Allorhizobium ampelinum S4 genome encodes:
- a CDS encoding BMP family ABC transporter substrate-binding protein, encoding MTRSPSFTRRHFLQTSALGVAATIAAPGMLRSAQAADLTVGFIYVGPKDDYGYNQAHAEGAAVVKALSGVTVVEEENVPETVDVQKTMESMINLDGASLLFPTSFGYFDPHMLAVAQKYPDVQFRHCGGLWQKGKNPDNTGSYFGYIFQGQYLNGIAAAYATKSKKIGFVAAKPIPQVVQNINAFLLGARSVDPSITCQVIFTGEWSLAVKEAEATNALVDQGVDVITCHVDSPKVVVQTAAGRGAFVCGYHANQSPLAPEKYLTGAEWAWGNVYTDFVKKAQAGEKLGNFVRGGLKDGFVKMSPLGPGVSPEARTKFEATLATMKAGGFSVFKGGQKDNKGNTVIPLGKDYAEDAIELESMNYLVEGVMGSMG
- a CDS encoding GntR family transcriptional regulator, whose amino-acid sequence is MNQPRVRELVRAGNTVEQLVRAIADLIIVGDLQPDDKLDEGSLAARFEVSRTPVREALRQLCAMGLVERKPNKSAVVTNVTGGFLTSMFEAMAELEGMCARLAAERMTLEERRLLERMHRDSIRIVQAGQTEDYSAYNIEFHNRIYQGAHNQHILELVTQTRSRLAPFRRAQFRLTGRLSLSFQEHEAIVNAILRGEKTAAAEAAYRHVEIVGDASSTLTQHTVGRD